AGTTTATTAAGTAGTTTTCTTACGAATATCGCAATACCGGCTAGAAAACTCGCTTCTAAACCTAAAGCCATGTATGAACTTTGCGAATAAGCAATGCGTAAACAGCCAATAATGAAATGTGAATGCCTGGTCCATGAAGACCAGGCATTGCTTATGTTATAATCGGACTACCTGGTTTGAAAGGAGAACAATATGATAATTACAATTAATGATGATGCTGCAGCATGGTATGAAAATGAAATGGACCTTTCATCCGGAAGCTATTTAAGATTTTTTGTCCGGTACGGGGGCTTCAGTTCCATTCAGAAAGGTTTTTCATTAGGTGTATCGAAAGAAGAACCTGATCATATTGGTGTAAAAACAGAAAAGAATGGTGTCACTTATTATATCGAAGAAAAAGATATTTGGTATTTTGATGGACATGATATGCACGTTGAACTTCACCCAGTTGGGCAGGAACCCGATTTTAAATTCGAGAAGAAGTAAGGCAGACGCGAAAAGCGCCTGCCTTATTTTTTAGCTACTATAAGAGGGTTCTCAATACCTTCCTGTTTTAAAATTTCAGCCTGCTTCGTTCCTAAAAGATCGAAATGAGGATAATCGGTCTTCCTTTTGTCAATCCACTCCGGCCGCAAACCATATTTCCGCCCCCACTGGGCTAGCTTTTCGAGGTCCCTGCATCCAACCTTCGTCACCGTTGAGCAGTCTGGAAAGCGTTCATCAATCCAATAATGTGTCAGGAAGGCGAGCTCTCCTCTTTTGATTTTAGCTTTCCATTCTTCCAGCTCATGACGTTTGATCCCGAAAGCCAATCAGACCTGCTCCTTTTCATCTTCAGGCTTTTTCATAGCCTGAAGATATGCTTCGTGCCAGTCAGGAAAGCTCCTTTTTAAAGAAATAGGACGGAAGCTATCCTTCTTCACACAGACATGTTTTGAGCTGCCTGTCAAAGCAAGCTCCCCGTTACCATTGAATATCTCATATTTATAGACAGAGCGAATGCCATCATATTCCTCAACCCAAGTTTTGATCGTTGCAGTATCCCCATATCTCAATGGTTTTTTATAGGATGCTTGAATATCGAGTACAGGCGAGATGATTCCGTCCTTCTCCATTTCTGCATAATTAAAGCCAAGCTCTTTGATCAATTGTGTTCTGCCCAGCTCCATCCACACCAGATAATTTGCGTGATAGACAACACCCATCTGGTCTGTTTCTGCGTATCGAACCTCAATCTCCCTTGTAGAAATGATCATTTGTATTCCCCTTTATTCTTCTTGTTATTAGGTTATTTTTTCTTCGTTTTTACTTTAATTAATGATATAGAATTTCTCAAATGGACTTGAATGAATCCTCTTTTTGTTTGGCTCTGCTAAACTAGGCTGTTGATTTTCGTTCCAGGCGCTTCGCTTTCCGCGGGGCTGGCGCTGAGCCTCCTCGTCGCTTTGCTCCTGCGGGGTCTCATCTGACCAGCTAAGCCCGCAGGAGTCTAGGCGCCTTCCACTACAATCAACAGGGCTTAAAAACAACAATTGGCATTAATAGAGCCTTTGTTATACAAGAAACAATCTTATGAAAATATCCTTATCCTATAATCTTTTTTAGAGCTGCTTCAAAGTCCTGCTTGTCTAAGTATAAAACATCTTCATCGAAATCCTCAAAAAGCTCTTGGTCAATCAAACGATATGCCTGGGATTGAACAGCTTCATCCACTAAATTCGTAGCAAATCGTCCGTTCCCTTTCATATCGACTTCCGAAAGTTTCACCGACAAAAACGATTCCACATCTTCGCTGATCTTATATTGATATTTACCAGCATAGTTCTTGATGATTAGCAATAAATCGCTCACACTATAGTCCGGAAAGTGGAAAAACTTCTTGAATCTTGATCTGAGACCAGGATTGCTTTCTAGCAGCAAATCCATCTCCGCAGGATAGCCAGCAAGGATCACGACTAGATTTTCATTATGCCGTGTCATTTCATCGACAATCGTATCAATAACTTCCTTGCCAAAATCACCAGAGCTTTGACCTAGCAATGAGTAAGCTTCATCGATGAATAAAACGCCTCCGAGAGCCTCACGAATTTTTTTCTTTGTCTTGATGGCTGTTTGACCGACATAGCCAGCGACAAAATCTGCCCTGCTGCTGACGATTAGATGGCCACGCTTCAGCATTCCACATTCTTTCAGCAGTTCTGCGTAAATCTTTGCTACCGTGGTTTTTCCTGTGCCCGGATTGCCGGTGAAAACAGAGTGAAGCTGTATCGGCACAGCTGGCAGTCCATTATTCTTTCGCAGCTGCTGCATCCTGACAAATGAGATTAAGGATGTGACTTCTGATTTTACAGTGTCCAATCCAACTAGTGCGTTCAGCCTGTCTAGGGGTCTTTCCGCTGATTGATTCGATGGAGATTCAAAATCTTCTTTTTCCAACAATGTATATGTGGAAAAGTCATCTTGTTCTGTCTGTCTGGATCCCTTTTTGAAAATGGCCTCCAACACGAGATTCCGAACTGTCCTTGCATTTCCGAAGGTATCATCTACTCTTTCGTTTTCAATGCGATCTCTGAGCTCTAGCTTTGCTCCTTCTGTCATTGCAAAATCATTATCCTGTGCCGCCAGCTCAGCAATTCGCAACAGCTCATCATTTGAGTAATCCGGAAGGTGGAACAAATTAGATTGAGGAAAACGTGATCTTAAGCCTGGATTTGCATCAAGAAATTGTCGCATTTCTTCTGGATACCCAGCAAGTATAACGGCAAATTTGCCCCCGTACTCTTTCCCAGTCATTAGTGATACCAGGGTATCGATTGCAGTTTGACCATAGTCATTTCCAGTCTGTCCTTCACGTTTAAGGCTGTATGCCTCATCAATGAATAAAACCCCGCCAAGTGCTTGCTCAACGACCTTCCTGACATTTTCTTCTGTTTGCCCGACATAAGCTCCGACAAGCTGGGAACGGTCTGCCTCGATTATTTCTTCTCGTGGAAGTACTCCTAGCTGATGATAAATTTTTGCAAGCAACCGAGCTAACGAAGTTTTCCCTGTTCCCGGATTCCCGGTCAGGACCATATTCAAGCTTTGATCATCCTTAGTTTGCAGGCCAAGTTCTTTCCGTTTTTGCTGATACTTGAGAAAGCGATAAAAATCATTCACTCTCTCTTTAACCGACTCGAGACCCACCAATTTATTTAGTTCAGCGAGAGGATCGCTTTCAGCCTGTCTTTCACTATCATCATCCTCTTGGAATTCAAGTTCCCAAAGCAGCCTTATTTCTTCAAGAGATTGCAGTCTTTTCTGCATTTCTTCATAATGGATGGCTGTATGAAAAACACCGGTGACTGACTCTTCATATAGCTCTGTTGCTTTCAAAAGAGCTGCCGTTTCTTCTATAGCCTTTTCAAGCAATTCAGTTAGCCTGCTGAACTTCTTCGACTCCGCTTCAGTGTCTTTGTTAAAATTCTGTCCTATTAAATCATCTAGCTCTTCTTCGGCATGAGAAAGGAATTGCTGCGAGATATCGATATACTGCTCAGCTGTTTTCTTTTTCAAGGCACGATTATCTGTTTCCCTGATTCGGGGATATACGAGCTGGTCAAATAGATTTCCTTTGTTTTTCCATTGATTCCGGGCGAGCAGGGATTTTGCTTTTTTGTTTGTGGAGTCACGATCTATCGCTGCCCTTAACCACTCAAGTACTAGTGAGTCATACCCGTTTCGTTGTGCTCGAGATTGTGCAGCAAGAGTCAGTGCTTTCGACAGCCTTTGTTTGTCTTCACTTAAAGTCAAGCTCCTGATTGCCGTGATTAAGCTTGCTTCCTCCTGAATAAAGCCTTTTGTATGTATCTCTTCTTCCCATAGCTTGATTTGTTCATCCACAGGAATTTGTTTTTTTTGCTGGTCCATCCTAATCACTTCTTTATCTTAAAGTTTGAAAATGTGGCATTCGTCATGAATATTTATAAACTTTGTTCACAATCCGTATATTATCACAATTTTGACCAAACGGAAAAAGACTCGCCTGACGACGAGTCTTCTCCGCTTTACTGCTGGTTATGCGCTTCATCTTTGATTTCTGCCCGAAAAGCATCAATGCTCTCGCGGCGGCGTTCATTTTTTTCCTTAATTCTTTGCTGGTCTTC
This portion of the Mesobacillus sp. S13 genome encodes:
- a CDS encoding acyl-CoA thioesterase, whose amino-acid sequence is MIISTREIEVRYAETDQMGVVYHANYLVWMELGRTQLIKELGFNYAEMEKDGIISPVLDIQASYKKPLRYGDTATIKTWVEEYDGIRSVYKYEIFNGNGELALTGSSKHVCVKKDSFRPISLKRSFPDWHEAYLQAMKKPEDEKEQV
- a CDS encoding AAA family ATPase, yielding MDQQKKQIPVDEQIKLWEEEIHTKGFIQEEASLITAIRSLTLSEDKQRLSKALTLAAQSRAQRNGYDSLVLEWLRAAIDRDSTNKKAKSLLARNQWKNKGNLFDQLVYPRIRETDNRALKKKTAEQYIDISQQFLSHAEEELDDLIGQNFNKDTEAESKKFSRLTELLEKAIEETAALLKATELYEESVTGVFHTAIHYEEMQKRLQSLEEIRLLWELEFQEDDDSERQAESDPLAELNKLVGLESVKERVNDFYRFLKYQQKRKELGLQTKDDQSLNMVLTGNPGTGKTSLARLLAKIYHQLGVLPREEIIEADRSQLVGAYVGQTEENVRKVVEQALGGVLFIDEAYSLKREGQTGNDYGQTAIDTLVSLMTGKEYGGKFAVILAGYPEEMRQFLDANPGLRSRFPQSNLFHLPDYSNDELLRIAELAAQDNDFAMTEGAKLELRDRIENERVDDTFGNARTVRNLVLEAIFKKGSRQTEQDDFSTYTLLEKEDFESPSNQSAERPLDRLNALVGLDTVKSEVTSLISFVRMQQLRKNNGLPAVPIQLHSVFTGNPGTGKTTVAKIYAELLKECGMLKRGHLIVSSRADFVAGYVGQTAIKTKKKIREALGGVLFIDEAYSLLGQSSGDFGKEVIDTIVDEMTRHNENLVVILAGYPAEMDLLLESNPGLRSRFKKFFHFPDYSVSDLLLIIKNYAGKYQYKISEDVESFLSVKLSEVDMKGNGRFATNLVDEAVQSQAYRLIDQELFEDFDEDVLYLDKQDFEAALKKIIG
- a CDS encoding HesB/YadR/YfhF family protein; this translates as MIITINDDAAAWYENEMDLSSGSYLRFFVRYGGFSSIQKGFSLGVSKEEPDHIGVKTEKNGVTYYIEEKDIWYFDGHDMHVELHPVGQEPDFKFEKK